Proteins from a genomic interval of Bacteroidota bacterium:
- a CDS encoding DNA methyltransferase, with amino-acid sequence PALVARIAQGLGLRYTPEKEATPGTFAPLDLLDYIYAVLHSPAYRETYKEFLKVDFPRIPYPADAAAFGQLAGLGAQLRQLHLLQHPALDEPLASYPHPGTDRIETKIARTDWELYDAGQQLGRIWLNGTQCFEGIPLVAWQHYIGGYQPAQKWLKDRQGRSLGYDDILHYQRLIAALAHTHRLMQEVDRAIDPVLNPAG; translated from the coding sequence CCGGCGCTGGTGGCGCGCATAGCCCAGGGCCTGGGCCTGCGCTACACGCCCGAAAAAGAAGCCACCCCCGGCACCTTTGCCCCCCTGGACCTGCTGGACTATATCTATGCCGTGCTGCACAGCCCCGCCTACCGAGAGACGTATAAGGAGTTTCTGAAGGTAGACTTCCCGCGCATCCCCTACCCTGCAGATGCGGCGGCCTTCGGGCAGCTGGCGGGCCTGGGGGCACAGCTGCGGCAGCTGCACCTGCTGCAGCACCCCGCGCTGGATGAGCCCCTGGCCAGCTATCCCCACCCGGGTACCGACCGGATAGAGACCAAAATAGCCCGCACAGACTGGGAGCTGTACGATGCCGGGCAGCAGCTGGGCCGCATCTGGCTGAATGGCACCCAGTGCTTTGAGGGCATCCCCCTGGTGGCCTGGCAGCACTACATAGGCGGCTACCAGCCCGCGCAGAAGTGGCTGAAAGACCGGCAGGGCCGCAGCCTGGGCTACGACGACATCCTGCACTACCAGCGCCTCATCGCTGCCCTGGCCCACACCCACCGCCTGATGCAGGAGGTAGACCGGGCCATAGACCCGGTGCTAAACCCGGCGGGCTAG
- a CDS encoding virulence RhuM family protein — MSSEILLYQADDGQLKIQVRLQEDTVWLTQAQMAALFDKDKRTISEHIANVFQEGELSEDAVVRKIRTTAADGKNYDTNHYNLDVIISVGYRVKSLRGTQFRMWATQRLREYLTKGFTMNDDLLKQGGGYFEELLDRIRDIRSSEKIFYRKVLEIYATSIDYDPRAELTQQFFQTVQNKLHWASHGHTAAEIIYERANAQEPFMGLKAFKGKHPTKQETSIAKNYLTEEELAMLNRLVSAYLDIAEINAMQRRPMHMQDWIALLDGFIRMSRQDVLTHAGSISAQLARQKAHDEYEAYTRKAAEDLSEVEKQFIASIEQAHKKLNAKKLPKKPTE, encoded by the coding sequence ATGTCCAGCGAAATACTCCTCTACCAGGCCGATGACGGGCAGCTGAAGATACAGGTGCGGCTGCAAGAAGACACCGTGTGGCTCACACAGGCGCAGATGGCAGCGCTGTTTGACAAGGACAAGCGAACCATATCGGAGCACATAGCAAACGTCTTTCAAGAGGGTGAACTCTCGGAAGATGCAGTTGTCCGGAAAATCCGGACAACTGCGGCGGATGGCAAAAACTACGATACCAACCACTACAACCTGGATGTCATTATCTCGGTAGGGTATCGGGTGAAGTCGCTACGGGGTACGCAGTTCCGCATGTGGGCCACTCAGCGGCTGCGGGAGTACCTCACCAAGGGCTTTACCATGAACGACGACCTGCTGAAGCAGGGGGGCGGCTACTTTGAGGAGCTGCTCGACCGCATCAGGGACATCCGGTCGTCCGAGAAGATATTCTACCGCAAGGTGCTGGAGATATACGCCACCAGCATAGACTATGACCCAAGGGCCGAGCTAACGCAGCAGTTTTTCCAGACCGTGCAAAACAAGCTGCACTGGGCATCGCATGGGCATACGGCAGCCGAAATCATCTATGAGCGGGCCAATGCGCAGGAGCCTTTTATGGGGCTAAAGGCATTCAAAGGGAAGCACCCCACCAAACAAGAGACAAGCATAGCCAAGAACTACCTGACGGAGGAGGAGCTGGCCATGCTGAACCGCCTTGTTTCGGCCTACCTGGACATAGCCGAGATAAACGCCATGCAGCGTAGGCCCATGCACATGCAGGACTGGATAGCGCTGCTGGACGGCTTCATCCGCATGAGCAGGCAGGATGTGCTGACCCATGCGGGCAGCATATCGGCACAGCTGGCCAGGCAGAAGGCCCATGACGAATACGAAGCCTACACACGCAAGGCCGCCGAAGACCTGTCTGAAGTAGAAAAGCAGTTTATTGCCAGTATAGAGCAGGCACACAAGAAGCTGAACGCAAAGAAGCTGCCCAAGAAACCAACCGAATAG
- a CDS encoding putative DNA binding domain-containing protein — translation MPESHNIEYKQNWHDDYLKWVCGFANAVGGIIYIGKDDAGKVVGVAEANRLSIWNEGTLPMGLSLDDLRKEHTSHPRNPIIADACFKAGYIDSWGRGTLKIIEACKAAGLPEPEIRAEQGGMRITLHHTLAGLGDGLGDSQAQILQLIQQNPAISIPEMAQHIGISTTAIEKNLKTLKDQKRIQRTGTPRKGYWQIIPPKKPNE, via the coding sequence ATGCCCGAATCCCACAACATAGAATACAAGCAAAACTGGCACGACGACTACCTGAAGTGGGTATGCGGCTTTGCCAATGCGGTGGGGGGTATCATCTACATAGGCAAAGACGATGCGGGCAAAGTAGTGGGCGTAGCAGAGGCCAACCGCCTGTCCATCTGGAACGAAGGCACCCTGCCAATGGGCCTGAGCCTGGACGACCTACGCAAGGAGCACACCTCCCACCCTCGCAACCCCATTATTGCCGATGCCTGCTTCAAGGCTGGATATATTGACTCGTGGGGACGTGGCACCCTCAAAATTATCGAAGCCTGCAAAGCGGCAGGCCTGCCCGAGCCGGAGATACGGGCGGAACAGGGCGGCATGCGCATTACACTACACCATACGCTAGCGGGGTTGGGTGATGGGTTGGGTGATAGCCAAGCACAGATACTTCAGCTTATCCAACAAAACCCGGCTATATCTATACCAGAGATGGCTCAACACATAGGTATTAGCACAACAGCTATTGAAAAGAACCTAAAAACACTTAAAGACCAAAAGCGAATACAACGCACGGGCACACCCAGAAAAGGATACTGGCAAATCATCCCTCCCAAGAAACCAAACGAGTAA
- a CDS encoding DUF5103 domain-containing protein: MGRSRSHPGTAVATLLLLCQLHHPLPMLAQRGEKPRPAWKNKELQYADQVYEANIRTVQLYRQDDELSFPYLVLGQGSYLNLEFDMLQAQPEQLFYTIEHCDANWQRSMLIPIEYYSSFLGNPMNDYRSSQNTRTPYIHYQLTIPKEGTAFKVSGNYLLKVYRNGNERDLLLTRRFVVAEEGIRIVPDLVTLPSRGATRGYQTVNFSLYPTRVPMRDPSRELQFQLVQNGRWQGAATPIEPAYQYPDHLEYRFDRKLEYSGGNEFRWFDLRDVSRATNRVASISYTDSCDQVQLLEDKARPQLTYFTEPDFDGAYYIGTRQYPMADVEADYLCTTFSLRLPDSFPAGELYIRGAFSLWQLDPTYRLFRLDDMALLTTKLKQGIYNYEYVLLPPEGSPQTELLEGSFSETGNTYHILVYYRQPTDRYDRLIGLEAVSTSPAVRR, encoded by the coding sequence ATGGGCCGAAGCCGAAGCCACCCTGGCACAGCTGTAGCCACCCTGCTGCTGCTGTGCCAGCTGCACCACCCACTGCCCATGCTGGCACAGCGTGGCGAAAAGCCGCGCCCGGCCTGGAAAAACAAGGAGCTGCAGTACGCCGACCAGGTGTATGAGGCAAACATCCGGACTGTGCAGCTGTATAGGCAAGACGACGAGCTAAGCTTTCCCTACCTGGTGCTGGGCCAGGGCAGCTACCTGAACCTGGAGTTTGACATGCTACAGGCCCAGCCCGAGCAGCTGTTTTACACCATCGAGCACTGCGATGCCAACTGGCAGCGTAGCATGCTCATCCCCATCGAGTACTACTCCTCCTTCCTGGGCAACCCCATGAATGACTACCGCAGTAGCCAGAATACCCGCACACCCTACATCCACTACCAGCTGACGATACCCAAAGAGGGCACCGCATTCAAGGTAAGCGGAAACTACCTGCTGAAGGTGTATCGAAATGGGAACGAACGAGACCTGCTGCTCACCCGCCGCTTTGTGGTGGCCGAGGAGGGCATCCGCATCGTGCCCGACCTGGTAACACTGCCCAGCCGGGGGGCCACACGCGGCTACCAAACGGTTAACTTCAGCCTATACCCCACCCGTGTACCCATGCGCGACCCCAGCCGCGAGCTACAGTTCCAGCTGGTGCAGAATGGCCGCTGGCAGGGCGCTGCCACCCCCATAGAGCCCGCCTACCAGTACCCGGACCACCTGGAGTATCGGTTCGACAGAAAGCTGGAGTACAGCGGCGGAAATGAGTTTCGCTGGTTCGACCTGAGAGACGTAAGCCGTGCTACCAACCGCGTGGCCAGCATCTCCTACACCGATAGCTGCGACCAGGTGCAGCTGCTGGAAGACAAAGCCCGGCCGCAGCTCACCTACTTTACCGAGCCCGACTTCGACGGTGCCTACTACATTGGCACCCGGCAGTACCCCATGGCCGATGTGGAGGCCGACTACCTGTGCACCACCTTCAGCCTGCGCCTGCCCGATAGCTTTCCCGCAGGCGAGTTGTACATCCGGGGTGCCTTCAGCCTGTGGCAGCTAGACCCCACCTATCGCCTGTTCCGCCTGGACGACATGGCCCTGCTCACCACCAAGCTGAAGCAGGGCATCTACAACTATGAGTACGTGCTGCTGCCCCCCGAGGGCAGCCCGCAGACCGAGCTGCTGGAGGGCAGCTTCAGCGAAACGGGTAATACCTACCACATCCTGGTATACTACCGCCAGCCTACCGACCGCTACGACCGGCTGATAGGCCTTGAGGCCGTAAGCACCAGCCCCGCTGTGCGCCGATGA